A DNA window from Suncus etruscus isolate mSunEtr1 chromosome 8, mSunEtr1.pri.cur, whole genome shotgun sequence contains the following coding sequences:
- the RASA3 gene encoding ras GTPase-activating protein 3 isoform X2 — MAVEEEGLRVFQSVKIKIGEAKNLPTYPGPGKLRDCYCTVNLDQEEVFRTKVVEKSLSPFYGEDFYCEIPRSFRHLAFYIFDRDVFRRDSIIGKVAIQKEDLQKYHNRDTWFQLQHVDADSEVQGKVHLELRLSEVITDTGVVCHKLAARILECQGLPIVNGQCDPYATVTLAGPYRSEAKKTKVKKETNNPQFDEVFYFEVTRPCSYSRKSHFDFEEEDVDKLEIRVDLWNASNLKFGDEFLGELRIPLKVLRQSSTYEAWYFLQPRDSGSKNLKPGDLGSLRLNVVYTEDHVFASDHYQPLRDLLLKSADVEPVSASAAHVLGEVCSGKQEAAVPLVRLFLHYGRIVPFISAIANAEIRRTQDPNTIFRGNSLTSKCIDETMKLAGMNYLHVTLKPTIDEILQSHKPCEIDPVKLRDGESLESNMENLRQYVDRVFGAITKSGVSCPTVMCDIFFSLREAAAKRFQDDLDVKYTAVSSFIFLRFFAPAILSPNLFQLTPHHTDPQVSRTLTLVSKTIQTLGSLSKGKAASFKESYMAAFYDFFNEQKYADAVRNFLDLISSSGRRDPKSVEQPILLKEGFMIKRAQGRKRFGMKNFKRRWFRLTNHEFTYQKSKGDSPLYSIPIENILAVEKLEEESFKMKNMFQVVQPERALYIQANNCVEAKAWTDVLTKVSQRNQRRLTVYHPSAYLNGHWLCCKASSDVATGCTPCTGLPANIQLDIDGDRETERIYSLFNSYRSKLEKMQEACGSRSVYDGPEQEEYSSFLIDDPQETYKTLRQILAGVTTLEQEHAQYRRDKFKKTKYGSQEHPIGDKSFQSYICQQSETSTHSI, encoded by the exons GTGAAGCCAAGAATCTGCCCACATACCCTGGGCCCGGCAAGCTGCGAGACTGCTACTGCACTGTGAACCTGGACCAGGAGGAGGTCTTCAGAACCAAGGTGGTGGAGAAGTCCCTGAG TCCCTTCTACGGCGAGGATTTCTACTGCGAGATTCCACGAAGCTTCCGCCACCTGGCCTTCTACATCTTCGACAGGGATGTCTTCCGACGGGACTCCATCATCG GAAAAGTGGCCATCCAGAAGGAAGACTTGCAGAAGTACCACAACAGGGACACCTGGTTCCAGCTGCAGCACGTGGACGCTGACTCCGAGGTGCAG GGGAAAGTCCACCTGGAGCTACGTCTCAGTGAGGTCATCACTGACACAGGTGTCGTCTGCCACAAGCTAGCTGCACG CATCCTGGAGTGCCAGGGCCTCCCCATTGTGAATGGGCAGTGTGACCCCTATGCCACCGTGACACTGGCAGGGCCTTACAG GTCAGAGGCCAAGAAGACCAAGGTGAAGAAGGAAACCAACAACCCGCAGTTTGATGaagtgttttattttgag GTCACCAGGCCCTGCAGCTATAGCCGCAAGTCACACTTCGACTTTGAGGAAGAGGATGTGGACAAGCTTGAAATCCG GGTCGACCTCTGGAATGCCAGCAACTTGAAATTCGGAGACGAGTTCTTGGGAGAGCTCAGGATTCCCCTGAAGGTTCTGCGCCAGTCCAGCACATATGAAGCCTG GTACTTCCTGCAGCCCCGAGACAGCGGCAGTAAAAACCTCAAGCCCGGTGATCTGGGCTCTCTGCGCCTGAACGTGGTCTACACAGAAGACCACGTCTTTGCCTCGGACCACTACCAACCCCTGCGGGACCTGCTGCTCAAGTCTGCAGACGTGGAG CCTGTCTCAGCGTCGGCCGCACACGTCCTGGGCGAGGTCTGTTCAGGGAAGCAGGAGGCTGCAGTCCCTCTGGTGCGGCTCTTTCTCCACTATGGCCGGATCGTGCCCTTCATCAGTGCTATCGCCAATGCTGAGATTAGGCGCACCCA GGACCCCAACACCATTTTCCGAGGAAACTCGCTGACGTCTAAGTGCATCGATGAGACCATGAAGCTGGCGGGGATGAACTACTTGCACGTCACCCTGAAGCCCACCATTGACGAG ATCCTTCAGAGCCACAAGCCCTGTGAGATTGACCCCGTGAAGCTGCGAGATGGCGAGAGCCTTGAAAGCAACATG GAGAACCTGCGGCAGTATGTGGACCGGGTCTTCGGCGCCATCACTAAGTCAGGTGTCAGCTGTCCCACGGTTATgtgtgacattttcttttctcttcgtGAGGCAGCTGCCAAGCGCTTCCAAG ATGACCTGGATGTGAAGTACACGGCTGTGAGCAGCTTCATCTTCCTGCGGTTCTTTGCACCTGCCATCCTCTCCCCGAATCTCTTCCAGCTCACACCCCATCACACG GACCCACAGGTGTCGAGGACCCTGACACTCGTCTCCAAGACCATCCAGACCCTGGGCAGCCTGTCCAAGGGCAAGGCC GCCAGCTTCAAGGAATCATACATGGCTGCGTTCTACGACTTCTTCAACGAGCAGAAGTATGCCGATGCCGTCAGGAAT TTCTTAGACTTGATCTCATCATCTGGGAGGAGGGACCCCAAGAGTGTGGAGCAGCCCATCCTGCTCAAGGAAGG GTTCATGATCAAGAGGGCACAAGGACGAAAGCGCTTTGGCATGAAGAATTTTAAGAGGCGATGGTTCCGCCTGACGAACCATGAATTTACCTACCAGAAAAGCAAAG GAGACTCACCGCTGTACAGCATCCCCATTGAGAACATCCTGGCTGTGGAGAAGCTTGAGGAGGAATCCTTCAAGATGAAAAAT ATGTTCCAGGTTGTCCAGCCCGAGCGGGCCCTATATATCCAGGCCAACAACTGCGTGGAGGCCAAGGCCTGGACTGACGTCCTCACCAAGGTGAGCCAGCGCAACCAGCGGCGCCTCACTGTCTACCACCCGTCCGCCTACCTCAATGGCCACTGGCTCTGCTGTAAGGCCTCCTCCGACGTGGCCACTGGCTGCACCCCCTGCACTGG CCTCCCAGCAAACATCCAGCTGGACATTGACGGGGACCGAGAGACGGAGCGGATTTACTCCCTGTTCAATTCGTACCGGAGCAAACTGGAGAAGATGCAAG AGGCCTGTGGGAGCAGGTCAGTGTACGACGGACCCGAGCAGGAAGAATACTCCTCCTTCCTCATCGACGACCCCCAGGAGACCTACAAGACACTGAGGCAGATCCTGGCTGGGGTCACCACCCTGGAGCAGGAGCATGCCCAGTACAGGAGGGACAAGTTCAAGAAGACCAAGTATGGCAGCCA GGAGCACCCTATTGGAGACAAGAGTTTCCAGAGCTACATCTGTCAGCAGTCGGAGACATCCACCCATTCCATCTGA
- the RASA3 gene encoding ras GTPase-activating protein 3 isoform X1: MAVEEEGLRVFQSVKIKIGEAKNLPTYPGPGKLRDCYCTVNLDQEEVFRTKVVEKSLSPFYGEDFYCEIPRSFRHLAFYIFDRDVFRRDSIIGKVAIQKEDLQKYHNRDTWFQLQHVDADSEVQGKVHLELRLSEVITDTGVVCHKLAARILECQGLPIVNGQCDPYATVTLAGPYRSEAKKTKVKKETNNPQFDEVFYFEVTRPCSYSRKSHFDFEEEDVDKLEIRVDLWNASNLKFGDEFLGELRIPLKVLRQSSTYEAWYFLQPRDSGSKNLKPGDLGSLRLNVVYTEDHVFASDHYQPLRDLLLKSADVEPVSASAAHVLGEVCSGKQEAAVPLVRLFLHYGRIVPFISAIANAEIRRTQDPNTIFRGNSLTSKCIDETMKLAGMNYLHVTLKPTIDEILQSHKPCEIDPVKLRDGESLESNMENLRQYVDRVFGAITKSGVSCPTVMCDIFFSLREAAAKRFQDDLDVKYTAVSSFIFLRFFAPAILSPNLFQLTPHHTDPQVSRTLTLVSKTIQTLGSLSKGKAASFKESYMAAFYDFFNEQKYADAVRNFLDLISSSGRRDPKSVEQPILLKEGFMIKRAQGRKRFGMKNFKRRWFRLTNHEFTYQKSKGDSPLYSIPIENILAVEKLEEESFKMKNMFQVVQPERALYIQANNCVEAKAWTDVLTKVSQRNQRRLTVYHPSAYLNGHWLCCKASSDVATGCTPCTGGLPANIQLDIDGDRETERIYSLFNSYRSKLEKMQEACGSRSVYDGPEQEEYSSFLIDDPQETYKTLRQILAGVTTLEQEHAQYRRDKFKKTKYGSQEHPIGDKSFQSYICQQSETSTHSI, translated from the exons GTGAAGCCAAGAATCTGCCCACATACCCTGGGCCCGGCAAGCTGCGAGACTGCTACTGCACTGTGAACCTGGACCAGGAGGAGGTCTTCAGAACCAAGGTGGTGGAGAAGTCCCTGAG TCCCTTCTACGGCGAGGATTTCTACTGCGAGATTCCACGAAGCTTCCGCCACCTGGCCTTCTACATCTTCGACAGGGATGTCTTCCGACGGGACTCCATCATCG GAAAAGTGGCCATCCAGAAGGAAGACTTGCAGAAGTACCACAACAGGGACACCTGGTTCCAGCTGCAGCACGTGGACGCTGACTCCGAGGTGCAG GGGAAAGTCCACCTGGAGCTACGTCTCAGTGAGGTCATCACTGACACAGGTGTCGTCTGCCACAAGCTAGCTGCACG CATCCTGGAGTGCCAGGGCCTCCCCATTGTGAATGGGCAGTGTGACCCCTATGCCACCGTGACACTGGCAGGGCCTTACAG GTCAGAGGCCAAGAAGACCAAGGTGAAGAAGGAAACCAACAACCCGCAGTTTGATGaagtgttttattttgag GTCACCAGGCCCTGCAGCTATAGCCGCAAGTCACACTTCGACTTTGAGGAAGAGGATGTGGACAAGCTTGAAATCCG GGTCGACCTCTGGAATGCCAGCAACTTGAAATTCGGAGACGAGTTCTTGGGAGAGCTCAGGATTCCCCTGAAGGTTCTGCGCCAGTCCAGCACATATGAAGCCTG GTACTTCCTGCAGCCCCGAGACAGCGGCAGTAAAAACCTCAAGCCCGGTGATCTGGGCTCTCTGCGCCTGAACGTGGTCTACACAGAAGACCACGTCTTTGCCTCGGACCACTACCAACCCCTGCGGGACCTGCTGCTCAAGTCTGCAGACGTGGAG CCTGTCTCAGCGTCGGCCGCACACGTCCTGGGCGAGGTCTGTTCAGGGAAGCAGGAGGCTGCAGTCCCTCTGGTGCGGCTCTTTCTCCACTATGGCCGGATCGTGCCCTTCATCAGTGCTATCGCCAATGCTGAGATTAGGCGCACCCA GGACCCCAACACCATTTTCCGAGGAAACTCGCTGACGTCTAAGTGCATCGATGAGACCATGAAGCTGGCGGGGATGAACTACTTGCACGTCACCCTGAAGCCCACCATTGACGAG ATCCTTCAGAGCCACAAGCCCTGTGAGATTGACCCCGTGAAGCTGCGAGATGGCGAGAGCCTTGAAAGCAACATG GAGAACCTGCGGCAGTATGTGGACCGGGTCTTCGGCGCCATCACTAAGTCAGGTGTCAGCTGTCCCACGGTTATgtgtgacattttcttttctcttcgtGAGGCAGCTGCCAAGCGCTTCCAAG ATGACCTGGATGTGAAGTACACGGCTGTGAGCAGCTTCATCTTCCTGCGGTTCTTTGCACCTGCCATCCTCTCCCCGAATCTCTTCCAGCTCACACCCCATCACACG GACCCACAGGTGTCGAGGACCCTGACACTCGTCTCCAAGACCATCCAGACCCTGGGCAGCCTGTCCAAGGGCAAGGCC GCCAGCTTCAAGGAATCATACATGGCTGCGTTCTACGACTTCTTCAACGAGCAGAAGTATGCCGATGCCGTCAGGAAT TTCTTAGACTTGATCTCATCATCTGGGAGGAGGGACCCCAAGAGTGTGGAGCAGCCCATCCTGCTCAAGGAAGG GTTCATGATCAAGAGGGCACAAGGACGAAAGCGCTTTGGCATGAAGAATTTTAAGAGGCGATGGTTCCGCCTGACGAACCATGAATTTACCTACCAGAAAAGCAAAG GAGACTCACCGCTGTACAGCATCCCCATTGAGAACATCCTGGCTGTGGAGAAGCTTGAGGAGGAATCCTTCAAGATGAAAAAT ATGTTCCAGGTTGTCCAGCCCGAGCGGGCCCTATATATCCAGGCCAACAACTGCGTGGAGGCCAAGGCCTGGACTGACGTCCTCACCAAGGTGAGCCAGCGCAACCAGCGGCGCCTCACTGTCTACCACCCGTCCGCCTACCTCAATGGCCACTGGCTCTGCTGTAAGGCCTCCTCCGACGTGGCCACTGGCTGCACCCCCTGCACTGG CGGCCTCCCAGCAAACATCCAGCTGGACATTGACGGGGACCGAGAGACGGAGCGGATTTACTCCCTGTTCAATTCGTACCGGAGCAAACTGGAGAAGATGCAAG AGGCCTGTGGGAGCAGGTCAGTGTACGACGGACCCGAGCAGGAAGAATACTCCTCCTTCCTCATCGACGACCCCCAGGAGACCTACAAGACACTGAGGCAGATCCTGGCTGGGGTCACCACCCTGGAGCAGGAGCATGCCCAGTACAGGAGGGACAAGTTCAAGAAGACCAAGTATGGCAGCCA GGAGCACCCTATTGGAGACAAGAGTTTCCAGAGCTACATCTGTCAGCAGTCGGAGACATCCACCCATTCCATCTGA